One window of Desulfarculus baarsii DSM 2075 genomic DNA carries:
- a CDS encoding sigma-54-dependent transcriptional regulator yields the protein MSNHILIVDDEKAICQSLQGIFGDEGYRSASAHSGEAALAAAADDPPDVVFLDIWLPGMDGLETLRRLKQNHPALPVIMISGHATIETAVRATRLGAFDFIEKPLDMDKILLATRNAIEFGRMAAENRLLRDKARGPEITGQSPAIAQIKAAIEKVGPTESWVLITGENGTGKELVAGAIHRLSARAEGPFVDVNCAAIPEELIESELFGHEKGAFTGAVAAKRGKFDLAHRGSLFLDEIADMSLKTQAKILRILQEQRFERVGGVRTNVVDVRVLAATNKDLTAEIAAGRFREDLYYRLNVIPIHVPPLRQRPEDIPLLAEVFLRQAAARLHCEPKPVDPRAMEILQRQPWPGNVRELKNLVERLMILSSGPNITPEDLPAEMTGQQAAPLGLPAEIFAADYKDARQAFERLYLEHKLEQFNGNISQTAEAVGLERSHLHKKLKALGLRAGKADE from the coding sequence ATGAGCAACCACATCCTCATCGTCGACGACGAAAAAGCCATCTGCCAGTCGCTGCAAGGCATCTTCGGCGACGAAGGCTATCGGTCCGCTAGCGCCCACAGTGGCGAGGCCGCCCTCGCCGCCGCCGCCGACGACCCGCCCGACGTGGTCTTCCTCGATATCTGGCTGCCGGGCATGGACGGCCTGGAGACCCTGCGCCGCCTCAAGCAAAACCATCCGGCCCTGCCCGTGATCATGATCAGCGGCCACGCCACCATCGAAACCGCCGTGCGCGCCACCCGCCTGGGCGCTTTCGACTTCATCGAAAAACCCCTGGATATGGACAAGATCCTCCTGGCCACCCGCAACGCCATCGAGTTCGGCCGCATGGCCGCCGAAAACAGGCTGCTGCGCGACAAGGCCCGGGGCCCCGAAATAACCGGCCAAAGCCCGGCCATCGCCCAGATCAAGGCCGCCATCGAAAAAGTCGGCCCCACCGAAAGCTGGGTGCTCATCACCGGCGAAAACGGCACCGGCAAGGAACTGGTGGCCGGGGCCATCCACCGGCTCAGCGCCAGGGCCGAGGGCCCCTTTGTCGACGTCAACTGCGCGGCCATACCCGAGGAGCTCATCGAAAGCGAACTCTTCGGCCACGAAAAGGGCGCCTTCACCGGCGCGGTGGCCGCCAAGCGCGGCAAGTTCGACCTGGCACACCGGGGCTCGTTGTTTCTGGACGAGATCGCCGACATGAGCCTGAAAACCCAGGCCAAAATTCTGCGCATACTCCAGGAGCAGCGCTTCGAACGCGTGGGCGGGGTGCGCACCAACGTCGTCGACGTGCGCGTGCTGGCCGCCACCAACAAAGACCTGACCGCCGAAATCGCCGCCGGCCGCTTCCGCGAAGACCTCTACTACCGCCTCAACGTCATCCCCATCCACGTGCCGCCCCTGCGCCAGCGCCCCGAGGATATCCCCCTGCTGGCCGAGGTCTTCCTGCGCCAGGCCGCCGCCCGCCTGCACTGCGAACCAAAACCCGTCGACCCCAGGGCCATGGAGATCCTCCAACGTCAACCCTGGCCCGGCAACGTCCGCGAACTGAAAAACCTCGTCGAACGCCTGATGATCCTCAGCTCCGGCCCCAATATCACGCCCGAGGATCTGCCCGCCGAAATGACCGGCCAGCAAGCGGCCCCGCTGGGCTTGCCCGCCGAAATCTTCGCCGCCGATTACAAAGACGCCCGCCAGGCCTTCGAACGCCTCTACCTGGAACACAAACTCGAACAATTCAACGGCAACATCTCTCAAACCGCCGAGGCCGTCGGACTGGAACGCTCGCACCTGCACAAAAAACTCAAAGCCCTGGGCCTGCGCGCCGGAAAGGCCGACGAATGA
- a CDS encoding sensor histidine kinase, with translation MTTADTEKRHKELARRKRERIIIVVLLLLVACLTYVETRVVVMPDDLPMGSSIMVFALININALLLLLVIFLFFRNMVKLLVERRRGVLGARLRTKLVVAFVLLSLAPTAVVFFAAFQFVGTSMEFWFSDQVEQSLFEAMEVTEGYNQQLASNAAHFAEIMAREIPRDGVNLVEPNARLAKFIGDRQELYGLAAVRVFRPGPRELAYATQSGAHISHFQAFPLELVSRCVAGGEPLTHLQAAPTGDFAAAAWPIRRADKVAGVIVVFRLLPPGALARIDEVRKGLEDYRQLKAVKNPIRTNLYITLSIVTLLIIFAATWFGFQLAATITVPLGQVAQGTQRVAGGDYDFSIDAEGPDEIGTLVNAFNRMTADLKTSKARLDEAQEEMRRTNRELDQRRRYMEIILRNVAAGVIAIDAHGEVTTFNPSAERLLGAQAEEVLGRHWRQVMDGRLVEMLGRMQQGLLPGARGAVDQQVRVNVMGEALTFMVHLSQLRDDQGRDLGVVVVFEDLTELEKAQRMAAWREVARRIAHEVKNPLTPIKLSAQRLVRRYQGRQEEGDTVFDECTRTIIHQVEELRRLVSEFSTFARLPSAKPAPADLRAIAEEALSLFRGGRADIGFELECEGDIPVFELDKEQISRALINLLDNAVAALDNSDGPKQVVVRLSYDDILKYVRLEVEDTGCGVAPEDKIRLFEPYFSTKRGGTGLGLSIVSAITADHGGYIRVQDNQPQGARIIIELPARGMRPAKAEQA, from the coding sequence GTGACCACCGCCGACACCGAAAAAAGACACAAGGAACTGGCCCGCCGCAAGCGCGAGCGCATCATCATCGTGGTGCTGTTGCTGCTGGTGGCCTGCCTGACCTACGTCGAAACCCGCGTGGTCGTCATGCCCGACGACCTGCCCATGGGCTCGTCGATCATGGTCTTCGCCCTGATCAACATCAACGCCCTGCTGCTGCTGCTGGTCATCTTCCTGTTTTTTCGCAACATGGTCAAGCTGTTGGTCGAACGGCGGCGCGGGGTTCTGGGCGCGCGGCTGCGCACCAAGCTGGTGGTGGCCTTCGTGCTGCTGTCGCTGGCCCCCACGGCGGTGGTGTTTTTCGCGGCGTTTCAGTTCGTGGGCACGTCCATGGAGTTCTGGTTTTCCGACCAGGTGGAGCAGTCGCTATTTGAGGCCATGGAGGTCACCGAGGGCTACAACCAGCAGTTGGCCAGCAACGCCGCCCACTTCGCCGAGATCATGGCCCGCGAGATCCCCCGCGACGGCGTCAACCTGGTCGAGCCCAACGCGCGCCTGGCCAAGTTCATCGGCGACCGCCAGGAGCTCTACGGCCTGGCCGCCGTGCGCGTGTTTCGCCCCGGTCCGCGCGAGCTGGCCTACGCCACCCAGAGCGGCGCGCACATCAGCCACTTCCAGGCCTTTCCCTTGGAATTGGTCAGCCGTTGCGTGGCTGGCGGCGAACCCCTGACCCATCTCCAGGCCGCGCCCACCGGCGATTTCGCCGCCGCCGCCTGGCCCATCCGCCGCGCCGACAAAGTGGCCGGGGTCATCGTGGTCTTTCGCCTGCTGCCGCCGGGGGCCTTGGCCCGCATCGACGAGGTGCGCAAGGGCTTGGAGGACTACCGCCAGCTCAAAGCCGTCAAAAATCCCATCCGCACCAACTTGTACATCACCCTGTCCATCGTCACCCTTTTGATCATCTTCGCCGCCACCTGGTTCGGCTTCCAACTGGCCGCCACCATCACCGTGCCCCTGGGCCAGGTGGCCCAAGGCACCCAGCGCGTGGCCGGCGGCGACTACGACTTTTCCATCGACGCCGAGGGCCCCGACGAGATCGGCACGTTGGTCAACGCCTTCAACCGCATGACCGCCGACCTCAAGACCTCCAAGGCCCGCCTGGACGAGGCCCAGGAAGAGATGCGCCGCACCAACCGCGAGCTGGATCAGCGCCGCCGCTACATGGAGATCATTTTGCGCAACGTCGCCGCCGGCGTCATCGCCATCGACGCCCACGGCGAAGTCACCACCTTCAACCCCTCGGCCGAACGGCTCCTGGGGGCCCAGGCCGAGGAAGTGCTGGGCCGCCACTGGCGTCAGGTCATGGATGGCCGCCTGGTCGAGATGCTGGGCCGCATGCAGCAAGGCCTGCTGCCCGGCGCGCGCGGCGCGGTCGACCAGCAAGTGCGCGTCAACGTCATGGGCGAGGCCCTGACCTTCATGGTCCACCTCAGCCAACTGCGCGACGATCAGGGCCGCGACCTGGGCGTGGTCGTGGTCTTCGAAGACCTCACCGAGCTGGAAAAGGCCCAGCGCATGGCCGCCTGGCGCGAGGTGGCCCGGCGCATCGCCCACGAGGTCAAAAACCCCCTGACGCCCATCAAGCTCTCGGCCCAGCGCCTGGTGCGCCGCTACCAGGGCCGCCAGGAAGAAGGCGACACCGTCTTCGACGAATGCACCCGCACCATCATCCACCAGGTCGAGGAGCTGCGCCGCCTGGTCAGCGAGTTTTCCACCTTCGCCCGCCTGCCCTCGGCCAAGCCGGCCCCCGCCGATCTGCGGGCCATCGCCGAGGAGGCCCTGTCCCTTTTTCGCGGCGGCCGCGCCGACATCGGCTTCGAACTGGAATGCGAGGGCGATATACCCGTCTTCGAACTGGACAAGGAACAGATCAGCCGCGCCCTGATCAACCTGCTCGACAACGCCGTGGCCGCCCTCGACAACTCCGATGGCCCCAAGCAGGTCGTCGTGCGCCTGTCCTACGACGATATCCTCAAATACGTCCGCCTGGAGGTGGAGGACACCGGCTGCGGCGTCGCCCCCGAGGACAAGATCCGCCTCTTCGAACCATATTTCAGCACCAAGCGCGGCGGCACCGGCCTGGGCCTGAGCATCGTCAGCGCCATCACCGCCGATCACGGCGGCTATATCCGCGTGCAAGACAACCAACCCCAGGGCGCGCGGATCATCATCGAGCTGCCGGCCAGGGGCATGCGCCCGGCCAAAGCGGAGCAGGCATGA